TTCATCGACCTCATGAACCATCCCCACTTTGAGAAGACCGATGTCTCCTCCCTGCGCTATGCCCTTTTCACCGGGGCGCCCATGCCGCCAAAGGTGGCCTTGCAAATCGTCGAAAGATTCCAGTGCGGCATCCTTCAAGGGGATGGGACCACGGAATGCGGAAGTAACGTCCTTAGTCTTCCCGAATCGCCGATCGAACTGATTGCTGAGAGCCCCGGACCCCCTCTGGCCGTGGGAAACGAAGTGAAGGTTGTAGATCCGCAGACCAACCGGATTGTGCCCGTCGGCGTTTTGGGTGAGATATGCCACCGGGGTCCTACTAACTTTCTGGGTTATTACAAAGACCCCGAGCTGACCACCGAAGCCGTGGACGAAAAAGGGTGGTTCCATAGCGGAGACCTGGGGACCATGGACGAAGGAGGGAACCTCCGGCTGAAAGGGCGGATCAAGGACATGATCGTCCGCGGCGGAGAGAACATTTACGCCACCGACGTGGAAAGCATCCTCTACACCTACCCGAAAGTGAAGGAGTGTCAGGTCGTAGGATACCCCGACGAAAGACTGGGGGAAAAAACCCTGGCCTGCATCATTCCCAGGAAGGCCGGCGACCGGGTGACTCGGGAGGAGATATACGAGTTTATGAAGGATAAAACAGCCAAGTTCAAGATTCCCGATCAAGTGATAACCCTGGAAGACTTCCCCCGGACGGCCAGTGGGAAGGTGCAAAAATTCAAGCTACGGGAAATGACCGCTCAAAAATTGAAAGGGGATTGAGCATGGACGGAAAAATCGGATTCATCGGTTTGGGGGCCATGGGGCAGCCCATGTCCCGGAGGTTGCTGGAAGCTGGGTTTCAGCTGTTGGTTTATGATGTGAGGCCGGAAGCTATCCAGCCCCTCGTTCAAAAAGGGGCGGAGGCCGCCTCTTCCGTGAAAGAGGTAGCGGATAAGTGCCGGAAAGTCATCACCATCGTGCCCAACTCCGAGGCCGTTGAACAAGTGGTATTTGGACCCGAGGGCCTCTTGGAGGGAACAAAGGGCGGAGATATCCTCATTGAGATGACCAGCGCTTACCCGCCGAGCACGCTGAAAATCCACCAAGCCCTTTCGGCCAAGGGTATATCCATGATCGACGCGCCGGTGAGTGGGGGTGTAGTGGGTGCGGTAGCCGGGACGCTCTCCATCATGGTTGGGGGCGACGAGGCGATCTTTGAAGTCTGCCGGCCGATCCTTTCTGTGGTAGGGAAAAACCTTTTTTATATGGGAGGAATCGGGTCTGGCCATGCCGTCAAGGCCATCAATAACTTTCTATCGGCCACAACCATGGCGGCTACCTCCGAGGCTATCATCCTGGCGACGAAATTGGGTCTTTCACCCCAGCGGGTCATGGAAGTCTTGCAGGTCAGCACCGGCCGCAGCTACTCCACGGACTTCAAGTTTCCCAAATTCGTATTGCCCCGGACCTTCAATTCGGGATTTGCCCTCGACCTGATGTACAAAGATGTCGACACCGTTACCCGGATGGCCAAGGAGTATAAGATCCCCATGTTCCTGGCCAACATGGTG
Above is a window of Deltaproteobacteria bacterium DNA encoding:
- a CDS encoding NAD(P)-dependent oxidoreductase — encoded protein: MDGKIGFIGLGAMGQPMSRRLLEAGFQLLVYDVRPEAIQPLVQKGAEAASSVKEVADKCRKVITIVPNSEAVEQVVFGPEGLLEGTKGGDILIEMTSAYPPSTLKIHQALSAKGISMIDAPVSGGVVGAVAGTLSIMVGGDEAIFEVCRPILSVVGKNLFYMGGIGSGHAVKAINNFLSATTMAATSEAIILATKLGLSPQRVMEVLQVSTGRSYSTDFKFPKFVLPRTFNSGFALDLMYKDVDTVTRMAKEYKIPMFLANMVQQLFGCAIIHGGERQDHTSIFTYLEDLTKRKEEA